Proteins found in one Quercus robur chromosome 2, dhQueRobu3.1, whole genome shotgun sequence genomic segment:
- the LOC126706328 gene encoding uncharacterized protein LOC126706328 codes for MSSSSGNFSGSCGHMCNEQTCVLRTSLSLHNFGRRFLGCSRYKVGPKCPFFVWIDNPTCPRGNEAAPLALEKMSRLQTALQLANERERTALETAEEARQMAEKALEEEAKAKERERKARAVCAKAKEKAILAEEKQRMWKSACILSWIFFVIVMLLCFGSIEFSGVKRPRLLPLK; via the coding sequence ATGTCTTCATCAAGTGGTAATTTCTCGGGTTCATGTGGACATATGTGCAATGAGCAGACTTGTGTTTTGAGAACAAGTTTGAGTTTGCACAATTTTGGGAGGAGGTTCTTGGGTTGTAGCCGTTATAAGGTTGGTCCTAAGtgtcctttctttgtttggattgataaCCCAACCTGTCCTCGTGGGAATGAAGCTGCACCTTTGGCTCTAGAGAAGATGTCTAGGCTTCAGACTGCTCTCCAACTTGCAAATGAGAGGGAAAGGACAGCTCTGGAAACGGCAGAAGAAGCTAGGCAAATGGCAGAAAAGGCTCTTGAAGAGGAAGCCAAAGccaaggagagggagagaaaggctcGAGCTGTCTGTGCAAAAGCTAAGGAAAAAGCCATTCTTGCTGAAGAGAAGCAAAGAATGTGGAagtctgcatgcattttgtcatggatcttttttgttattgttatgttgttgtgttttggctCAATTGAGTTCTCTGGAGTGAAGAGACCTAGATTGTTGCCCCTGAAGTAG
- the LOC126697183 gene encoding uncharacterized protein LOC126697183: protein MDGSDDEQEPEQVEFNAKSDMRNVVLKKEMKFPNAKVFRAALREYAIKKPVDIKFKLNEKTKISVHCKNGCGWRCYASQISGELTFQIKTLTDECTCPKSFKNSQATSAYVAKRFVEDFSKNPNWEVSGVHNHVMQNLSVDLSVNQVYRSKRKAKDLINGDEQLQYGVLRDYAQMITTVDKGSRVILQTEMAEETSQPKFKRMYVRFNAQKVGFLGGCRPFIGLDGCHIKHRFGGQILSATAKDANDNIFPVAMAVVEQETRESWIWFLEIFADDIGRPEELQLVFISDRQKGLIPAIETLFPTVEHRYCVKHIYNNFKVDHKGLELKDALWRCAAATTAREFERCMQYIRDLDEKAYEYLANIAPAQWTRSHFTHRALTDCLVNNLSESFNAMILKSRDKPILAMLEWIRVRLMTRLYTKREGIQKYAGKLCPSIQDRLEKLKVESKAFSATPAGSFLYEVGSQYERHVVDLVKKTCSCRSWDLNGIPCKHAITAIYTNIETPEDYTHPCYFKETYMEIYKEVLPPMPGQSEWAETGQPAPLAPHIYKPPGRPPKQRKRASDEPRNPYKASRQNRPVRCGKCKKEGHNSRGCKAGITGETPWQRRQRLQREKAVSKGRGACT, encoded by the exons ATGGATGGGTCTGATGATGAGCAGGAACCTGAGCAAGTGGAGTTTAATGCTAAGAGTGACATGAGAAATGTTGTACtgaagaaggagatgaagttCCCTAATGCAAAGGTGTTCAGAGCTGCTTTGAGGGAGTATGCAATCAAAAAACCTGTTGACATCAAATTCAAGCTGAatgagaagaccaagatatcAGTTCACTGCAAGAATGGGTGTGGGTGGAGATGTTATGCATCTCAAATAAGTGGAGAgctaacatttcaaattaagACCTTGACTGATGAGTGTACTTGTCCCAAGTCTTTCAAAAACAGCCAAGCAACATCAGCTTATGTTGCTAAGAGGTTCGTTgaggattttagcaaaaatccaaattgggaGGTGAGTGGTGTACACAACCATGTGATGCAAAATTTATCTGTTGACCTAAGTGTAAACCAAGTGTATAGGTCAAAGAGAAAGGCAAAGGATTTGATAAATGGAGATGAGCAACTGCAATATGGTGTCCTTAGGGACTATGCACAAATGATAACCACTGTAGACAAGGGGAGTAGGGTTATATTGCAGACAGAAATGGCTGAGGAGACTTCCCAGCCAAAATTTAAGAGGATGTATGTTAGGTTCAATGCTCAGAAGGTAGGATTTTTAGGTGGATGCAGGCCATTTATAGGTTTAGATGGTTGTCACATAAAGCACAGATTTGGTGGGCAAATCTTATCTGCCACTGCCAAGGATGCAAATGACAACATTTTTCCAGTAGCCATGGCTGTTGTGGAACAAGAAACCAGGGAGTcttggatatggtttttggaaatttttgctgatgatatagggaggccagaGGAGCTTCAGTTGGTCTTCATTTCTGATAGGCAAAAG GGGCTTATACCTGCAATAGAGACACTATTCCCTACCGTGGAACATAGATACTGTGTGAAACACatctacaacaatttcaaagttGATCACAAGGGATTGGAGCTGAAGGATGCATTGTGGAGGTGTGCTGCTGCCACAACAGCAAGGGAGTTTGAGAGATGCATGCAGTACATAagggatttggatgaaaaggcATATGAGTATCTTGCAAACATTGCACCTGCACAGTGGACAAGGTCACACTTCACTCATAGGGCCTTAACAGATTGTTTGGTAAATAATTTGAGTGAGTCTTTTAATGCAATGATATTGAAGTCTAGGGACAAGCCTATCTTGGCAATGTTGGAGTGGATTAGGGTTAGACTTATGACTAGGCTTTACACAAAAAGGGAAGGGATACAGAAGTATGCTGGAAAGTTGTGTCCAAGCATACAAGATAGGTTGGAGAAATTGAAGGTTGAAAGTAAGGCATTTAGTGCTACCCCAGCTGGTAGTTTCCTTTATGAGGTAGGCAGTCAGTATGAGAGGCATGTAGTTGATTTGGTGAAGAAGACATGTAGCTGTAGGTCTTGGGATTTAAATGGCATTCCCTGCAAACATGCCATAACAGCCATTTATACAAACATTGAGACACCAGAAGACTATACCCACCCATGctacttcaaagaaacttacatgGAGATATACAAGGAGGTACTTCCTCCCATGCCTGGCCAGTCAGAATGGGCTGAGACTGGACAGCCTGCTCCCCTGGCACCTCACATATACAAACCACCAGGCAGACCAcccaagcaaagaaagaggGCTTCTGATGAGCCTAGGAACCCTTACAAAGCAAGTAGACAGAATAGACCTGTAAGATGTGGGAAATGCAAAAAGGAAGGGCATAACTCAAGAGGGTGCAAGGCTGGCATCACTGGGGAGACACCATGGCAGAGGAGACAGAgacttcaaagagaaaaagctgtaa GCAAGGGAAGGGGTGCCTGCACCTAG
- the LOC126713213 gene encoding embryogenesis-associated protein EMB8-like, which yields MARAPPVTPLYNHRPITFPQNQLLSRINAKTKTKIPYKISAVHVTEMPSQQHHHEAQAHRTLEIIGGAMESVLPALNSTLTRIPYNPFPLIGWNCHVETVYAAYFRSLPDVKLRRECIRTKDNGTVALDWVSGDDRHLPPDSPLLILLPGLAGGSENTYVRHMLVRARTKGWRVVVFNNRGCSNSPVTTPQLFSASFTGDMREVVAHVATSYPKANLYAVGWSMGANILVRYLGEESHTCPLSGAVSLCNPFNLVNSGEDFRYGFYDKALASSLRKIFKKHALLFEDMGGEFNIQLAANAKYVRYFDDALTRVSFGFKSVDDYYSNSNSSDSVKHVGIPLLCIQAANDPVAPARGIPREDIKENPNCLLIVTPKGGHLGWVAGDEAPCGAPWTDPVVMDYLQHLERVAGLASHSNSVDAQQSTEGLHSVEV from the exons ATGGCGAGGGCCCCACCAGTGACTCCGTTATACAATCACCGACCAATCACATTTCCTCAAAACCAATTACTCTCCCGAATCAAcgccaaaaccaaaaccaaaatccCATACAAAATCTCAGCCGTCCACGTCACCGAAATGCCAAGTCAGCAGCACCACCACGAGGCTCAGGCTCATCGGACGCTGGAAATTATAGGCGGAGCAATGGAGTCAGTCCTGCCGGCTCTCAACTCGACCCTGACCCGAATTCCGTACAACCCGTTTCCTTTAATCGGGTGGAACTGCCACGTGGAGACCGTCTACGCCGCCTACTTTCGGTCCCTCCCTGACGTCAAGCTCCGCCGTGAGTGCATCCGCACCAAAGATAACGGCACCGTCGCACTCGATTGGGTCTCCGGCGACGACCGTCACTTGCCGCCCGACTCTCCTCTCCTCATTTTACTG CCAGGTTTAGCAGGAGGGAGTGAGAACACGTATGTGAGGCACATGTTGGTTAGAGCAAGAACTAAAGGTTGGCGTGTGGTGGTGTTCAATAACCGAGGTTGTAGCAATAGCCCTGTCACCACTCCTCAG TTATTTTCAGCTTCATTTACAGGAGACATGCGTGAAGTAGTGGCACATGTTGCGACTTCATACCCAAAAGCTAATTTATATGCTGTTGGTTGGTCTATGGGAGCCAACATTCTTGTTCGTTATTTGGGCGAG GAATCTCATACTTGCCCTCTTTCTGGTGCTGTGTCCTTGTGTAATCCTTTCAATCTGGTCAATTCAGGTGAGGACTTCCGTTATGGCTTCTATGACAAAGCTCTCGCAAGTTCTCTCCGCAAAATTTTCAAGAA GCATGCTCTTCTCTTTGAAGACATGGGCGGTGAATTCAATATCCAACTAGCAGCCAATGCAAAGTATGTTAGGTACTTTGATGATGCACTAACCCGTG TTTCATTTGGTTTCAAGTCAGTGGATGACTACTATTCCAATTCTAATAGTTCAGACTCAGTAAAACATGTTGGAATACCTTTGCTTTGCATTCAG GCAGCAAATGATCCAGTTGCTCCTGCTAGGGGAATCCCTCGTGAAGATATCAAG GAAAATCCAAACTGTTTGTTGATAGTGACACCCAAAGGTGGCCATTTAGGGTGGGTTGCTGGTGATGAAGCTCCATGTGGAGCTCCTTGGACTGATCCTGTTGTGATGGATTACCTTCAGCATCTAGAGAGAGTAGCAGGCCTTGCATCACATAGTAATTCAGTAGATGCACAGCAATCTACAGAGGGCTTGCACAGTGTAGAAGTATAG
- the LOC126697195 gene encoding uncharacterized protein LOC126697195 → MYPDLYKGLNLRPEDLTAYDSPLINFEGKTITPKGQIRLPIQTRSEVVEVDFIVVDAYSPYIAIVARPWIHALEAVSSTLHQKVDEPAEEKRCESLEKFAVDNDPERFFQVGSELPPQEKEELVGFLRRNIDVFAWDAYDAPGVDPSLICHHLNVNPSSIPKKQPPQRPSKEHASAIRDEVMKLKKAGAIKEVFYPEWLANTVVVRKKTGKWRVCVDFTDLNKGYHQIPLALKDQEKTAFMTPIRNYHYKVMPFGLKNAGSTYQRMMTRMFEPQLGKVIEVYIDDMVVKSKIVSEQVKDLEIIFDILREHKLRLNASKCSFGVGSGKFLGYMVTHRGIEVSPDQIKAINSLQAPRNPKEVQKFTGMIAALNRFISRSADRCRPFYLLINKWKRFEWSEDCVRAFQQLKEYLSRPPIMSSPEVDEVLFAYIAVAPHAVSLVLIRDDNGVQRPVYYVSKSLHEAEVRYLPLEKAILAVVHATRKLPHYFQAHTIIVLTQLSLRSVLRSADYTGRIAMWSALLGAFDIKYMPRSSIKGQVLADLVAEFAEPSIETTTEKEDMDGKSVGTISTWETLCWKVYVDGAANQRGSGIGIVLISPEGIAIEKSLRFGFSATNNEAEYEALLQGMMMVQKLVGRAMEAFSDSKLVVGQVMGELEARDARMQEYLGRVKRLQSDFESFNLTHVPRSKNTHADSLATLATSSAHDLPRTILVEDLCQTSSTRGKKAQVHQVRKSPSWMDPILNFLKGDTLPEGKLEAEKIRRNTPRFWLSEDHKLYRRPYSGPYLLCSQHLKNIDINVYYGGPLNNPGGIEGFPFTGPEPLVEVDTEMVQQTTTSLQFTALDDGCTAMGGYTMGDYMLPSQDHVVNTGETLHCQKTHLEEDDEDEDEDHATNDGESIDGVDEYKERIEQGDLENDVDDHEIVPHFEEENMEFHDEGDADDDIGI, encoded by the exons ATGTATCCTGAtttatacaaggggctgaacctgaGGCCAGAGGATTTGACGGCTTACGACTCTCCCCTTATCAACTTCGAAGGGAAGACTATCACGCCAAAAGGGCAAATCAGACTACCCATACAAACTAGATCAGAGGTGGTGGAAGTGGACTTTATCGTGGTCGATGCCTACTCGCCCTACATAGCGATAGTagccaggccatggatccatgcCCTAGAAGCTgtatcctccacacttcaccaaaag GTCGATGAGCCAGCCGAGGAGAAAAGGTGTGAGAGTTTAGAAAAGTTTGCCGTTGACAATGACCCCGAGAGATTTTTCCAGGTCGGCTCCGAGTTGCctcctcaagaaaaagaggaactggttGGGTTTCTGAGAAGAAATatcgatgtgtttgcatgggacgcatACGATGCCCCAGGGGTTGAccctagccttatttgtcaccacttgaATGTTAACCCATCTTCCATTCCAAAGAAGCAACCACCCCAACGTCCCTCAAAGGAACATGCCAGTGCTATTAGAGACGAAGTGATGAAGCTGAAAAAGGCAGGAGCCattaaagaagttttttaccctGAATGGCTGGCAAATACGGTGGTGGTGAGAAAGAAAACGGGGAAATGGCgagtctgtgtggacttcacggacttgaATAAG ggctatcatcagataccccttgcatTAAAGGATCAGGAGAAGACGGCGTTCATGACACCCATCAGGAACTATcactacaaggtaatgcctttcGGACTGAAGAACGCAGGGTCAACTTACCAAAGaatgatgaccagaatgttcGAACCACAGCTGGGCAAAGttattgaagtctacatagacgatatggtcgTAAAAAGTAAAATAGTGTCCGAGCAAGTAAAGGACCTGGAGATCATCTTTGACATCTTAAGAGAGCATAAGTTGCGGCTTAacgcttccaaatgttcattcggggtcgggtctgggaaattcctaggctaTATGGTAACTCACAGAGGGATAGAGGTAAGCCCAGACCAAATCAAAGCGATTAATAGCCTACAGGCTCCTCGAAATCCGAAAGAAGTACAAAAATTTACTGGCATGATCgcagcattaaaccggttcatatcacgatctgCAGACCGATGTCGACCTTTTTACCTCTTGATAAATAAATGGAAAAGGTTTGagtggtcggaggattgtgtcCGGGCCTTCCAGCAACTCAAGGAATACTTAtcacgaccacccatcatgtctagccctgaggTAGACGAGGTACTGTTTGCATACATAGCCGTAGCCCCTcatgctgtaagcctggtactgatacgggatgacAATGGGGTACAGCGACCAGTGTACTACGTGagtaaatcattacatgaggccgaAGTGCGATACTTACCATTGGAGAAAGCAATTCTGGCAGTAGTGCACGCCACAcggaagctccctcattactttcaggcacaTACGATTATTGTTTTAACACAGCTTTCCCTTCGGTCGGTGCTCCGAAGCGCCgattacacaggaaggatcgccatgtggagtgcgtTGTTGGGTGCTTTTGACATTAAATACATGCCTAGGTCTTCTATcaagggtcaagtcctcgcTGATTTAGTCGCAGAATTCGCtgaaccctctatagaaacaacAACCGAGAAagaagacatggatggaaaatccgTTGGCACAATCTCAACATGGGAGACCTTGTGCTGGAaagtctacgtggatggcgcggccaaccaaagAGGATCTGGaattgggatagttttaatatcgcctgAAGGCATTGCCATTGAGAAATCACTAAGATTTGGGTTCTCGGCTACAAACAACGAGGCCGAGTACGAAGCCTTGCTTCAAGGGATGATGATGGTTCAGAAATTGGTTGGAAGGGCAATGGAAGCGTTCTCGGACTCCAAATTGGTCGTGGGCCAAGTGATGGGCGAGTTGGAAGCTAGAGATGCCCGAATGCAGGAATATCTTGGCCGGGTCAAACGTCTGCAGTCAGACTTTGAATCCTTTAACCTGACGCATGTTCCGAGAAGCAAGAACACACATGCAGACTCCCTAGCCACTCTAGCCACATCCTCTGCACATGACCTGCCCAGGACAATCCTTGTTGAGGATTTATGCCAGACAAGCTCCACTAGAGGAAAGAAAGCTCAGGTCCATCAGGTTAGAAAGAGtcctagttggatggatcctataTTGAACTTCTTGAAGGGCGATACACTACCAGAAGGGaaactagaagccgagaagatacggagGAACACTCCTCGGTTCTGGTTATCGGAAGACCACAAACTATACCGGCGCCCCTATTCTGGGCCATACCTATTAT GTTCACAACATCTGAAGAATATTGATATAAATGTATACTACGGTGGACCCCTTAACAATCCTGGGGGGATTGAGGGATTTCCATTTACAGGGCCAG AGCCGCTTGTGGAAGTTGATACTGAGATGGTGCAACAAACAACTACGTCTTTACAATTTACAGCCCTTGATGATGGATGCACTGCAATGGGAGGGTATACAATGGGAGATTATATGCTCCCATCTCAAGATCATGTTGTAAATACTGGTGAAACCCTCCATTGTCAAAAGACACATTTAGAGGAGGAtgacgaagacgaagacgaagatcaTGCTACGAATGATGGTGAAAGTATTGATGGTGTGGATGAGTACAAAGAGAGGATTGAACAAGGCGACCTTGAGAACGATGTGGATGACCATGAAATCGTTCCCcattttgaagaggaaaatatggagtTCCATGATGAAGGTGATGCAGACGATGATATTGGCATCTAG
- the LOC126697204 gene encoding uncharacterized protein LOC126697204, with the protein MDSNFVASEIVEKLRQNHTARIDELWEIIRTKYNHELSYYKVWDAKQKAIAKIFGDWEESYQRLRKLLLAYLDQDSGTKYSYHTIPRPYEGIAVLRYVYWAFAPCIAAFKYCRPVISIDGTHLYGKYKGVLMIAMATDANQKVLPLAFAVVDRESGLSWGWFLECLRTSIEHVIPKDGICIISDRHKGIRCAIQEWPRGEDGREQVYHRYCLRHVASNFNTKFKDPTLKALALKAGYATHEAKFTSIMQTIKEAEINLLRGVDPIDRHILCYMPYTYLMSEDVDKWTQSQDGGRRYGAMTTNISECFNGVLKGARDLSIATMVEFT; encoded by the coding sequence AtggattctaattttgttgcatCAGAAATTGTGGAAAAATTGCGACAAAATCACACTGCTCGTATTGATGAGCTCTGGGAGATCATACGTACTAAGTATAATCATgagctttcttactataaagtatgggacgcaaaacaaaaggcaattgcTAAGATATTTGGGGATTGGGAGGAGTCTTACCAAAGGTTGCGGAAATTGTTGTTGGCATACTTGGATCAAGACTCAGGTACCAAGTACAGCTATCACACCATACCTAGGCCATACGAAGGTATTGCGGTACTTCGCTATGTATATTGGGCATTCGCTCCATGCATTGCTGCATTCAAATATTGCAGGCCAGTGATCAGTATTGATGGGACTCATTTGTATGGTAAATACAAAGGGGTGTTGATGATTGCAATGGCAACTGATGCTAACCAAAAGGTTTTGCCTCTCGCCTTTGCTGTTGTAGACAGGGAGTCAGGGCTTAGTTGGGGTTGGTTTTTAGAGTGTCTTAGGACTTCCATAGAGCATGTCATACCTAAGGATGGCATTTGCATTATTTCTGACCGACATAAAGGTATCAGATGCGCCATTCAAGAGTGGCCTAGAGGTGAGGACGGAAGAGAACAGGTATATCATcgatattgccttcgacatgttgctagcaacttcaacacaAAATTTAAGGACCCGACTTTAAAGGCATTGGCCTTGAAAGCTGGATATGCGACTCATGAAGCAAAATTCACGTCCATAATGCAAACCATTAAGGAGGCCGAGATTAATTTACTGAGGGGTGTAGACCCTATTGATCGCCACATCCTATGCTATATGCCTTACACATATCTAATGAGTGAGGATGTTGACAAATGGACCCAGTCACAAGATGGTGGAAGACGTTacggggcaatgacaaccaatatcTCTGAGTGTTTTAATGGGGTACTTAAAGGTGCCCGCGATTTGTCCATTGCTACAATGGTTGAGTTCACATGA
- the LOC126697214 gene encoding uncharacterized protein LOC126697214, translating to MKIYNKNEQKTAGHTLRNFNHEIGVYQVVTSYNDHRGGGGNHSHEVHVIEQTCGCGKWQNLKIPCSHAIKVLKGLHLDATSYIDPCYSLNNAIQTYSHHFVVPKSESLWRDVCEPRWVPDPQLLRGKGRPVKSRLRNEMDGIRRERGSRREDPDLREIQPRQRCGVCHQEGHNRRCCPSSHGASTSGGAAN from the coding sequence ATGAAGATCTATAACAAAAATGAGCAGAAAACTGCAGGACACACTCTGAGGAATTTTAATCATGAAATTGGTGTATATCAAGTGGTTACCTCGTATAACGACCATAGAGGTGGAGGGGGAAACCACAGTCATGAAGTGCACGTAATTGAGCAAACATGTGGTTGTGGAAAGTGGCAAAACTTGaagatcccttgttcacatgcaattaaagttCTTAAAGGTCTGCACCTTGATGCGACCAGCTATATTGACCCATGTTACAGTTTGAACAACGCCATTCAGACATATTCACATCATTTTGTGGTGCCAAAATCAGAGTCATTGTGGAGGGATGTTTGCGAACCACGGTGGGTGCCTGACCCACAGCTATTGCGGGGCAAAGGTCGTCCTGTGAAGTCAAGattaaggaatgaaatggatggGATACGACGAGAACGGGGAAGCCGGAGGGAAGATCCGGACTTGAGGGAGATTCAACCAAGGCAACGATGTGGAGTGTGTCATCAAGAGGGGCATAACCGCAGATGTTGTCCCAGTTCCCATGGGGCTTCGACAAGTGGTGGTGCTGCAAACTAG